A genomic window from Streptomyces mirabilis includes:
- a CDS encoding FAD/NAD(P)-binding protein, with protein MRPPCPGVTPLSAVSATPSGSGTTPAVDVSLAVVGAGPRGTSVLERLCASAPELLPPGARLTVHMVDPSPPGPGRVWRTAQSPHLLMNTVASQVTLFTDDSVDCSGPVRPGPSLHIWAGGELGPDDYPTRAHYGRYLEWVFAEVVRGAPPGVRVEVHPARAVRLDDDPDGRQTLTLDNGRALPELSAVVLAQGHLPAAPDRAQRDLTAYAERHGLRHIPPANPADVDLSAVALAPGEGVLLRGLGLNFFDHMALLTTGRGGRFTRTAEGLRYLPSGREPRLYAGSRRGVPYQARGDNAKGPYGRHLPLVLTDEVIAGFRKRADSGEAPDFLGEIWPLIAKEVETVYYEGVCAGRWERPRLLEFRDRFLATPHRSPQEVGVLDEFGVPEGERWCWDRVSRPYAGRDFATPGAWRSWLLAHLREDAEQAALGNVDGPLKAALDVLRDLRNEVRRIVDHGGLPGGSRRDHLDRWYTPLNAFLSIGPPRRRVEEMAALIEAGVLDVLGPRLEVRAEDGAWVAHSPDVPGSTVRATTLIEARLPEPDLRRTGDELLTRLLRTGACRPHTSDGYETGGLDVSPRPYRLIDRQGRTHAKRFAFGVPTEGVHWVTAAGARPGVDSVTLSDADAVARAALRAATAETEAQAEPGAWLNVELASID; from the coding sequence ATGCGCCCTCCATGCCCGGGAGTCACACCTTTGTCTGCAGTGAGCGCCACGCCCTCCGGGTCCGGGACCACCCCTGCCGTCGATGTGTCCCTCGCCGTCGTCGGCGCGGGACCGCGGGGCACCAGCGTCCTTGAACGCCTGTGCGCCTCCGCGCCGGAGCTGCTCCCGCCCGGAGCGCGGCTGACGGTCCACATGGTCGACCCGTCGCCGCCGGGCCCCGGCCGCGTCTGGCGCACCGCGCAGTCGCCGCATCTGCTGATGAACACCGTGGCCTCGCAGGTGACCCTCTTCACCGACGACAGCGTGGACTGCTCGGGTCCGGTCCGCCCCGGGCCGAGCCTGCACATCTGGGCGGGCGGCGAGCTGGGCCCGGACGACTACCCGACCCGCGCGCACTACGGTCGCTACCTGGAGTGGGTGTTCGCCGAGGTGGTGCGCGGGGCGCCGCCCGGCGTGCGCGTCGAGGTGCACCCCGCGCGCGCGGTACGGCTCGACGACGACCCCGACGGCCGGCAGACCCTCACCCTCGACAACGGGCGCGCCCTGCCGGAACTGTCCGCGGTCGTCCTCGCCCAGGGCCATCTGCCGGCGGCCCCGGACCGCGCCCAACGCGACCTCACGGCGTACGCCGAACGGCACGGCCTGCGCCACATCCCGCCCGCCAACCCGGCGGACGTCGACCTCTCCGCCGTCGCCCTCGCGCCCGGCGAAGGCGTCCTGCTGCGCGGGCTCGGTCTCAACTTCTTCGACCACATGGCCCTGCTCACGACGGGCCGCGGCGGCCGTTTCACCCGCACCGCCGAGGGCCTGCGCTACCTCCCCTCCGGCCGCGAGCCCCGTCTGTACGCGGGCTCGCGCCGCGGTGTCCCGTACCAGGCCCGCGGGGACAACGCGAAAGGCCCCTACGGCCGCCACCTCCCCCTCGTCCTCACCGACGAGGTCATCGCCGGCTTCCGCAAGCGCGCCGACTCCGGTGAGGCGCCGGACTTCCTGGGCGAGATATGGCCGCTGATCGCCAAGGAGGTGGAGACGGTCTACTACGAGGGGGTGTGCGCCGGGCGGTGGGAGCGTCCGAGGCTGCTGGAGTTCAGGGACCGTTTCCTCGCCACCCCGCACCGGAGCCCTCAAGAGGTCGGCGTCCTCGACGAGTTCGGCGTCCCGGAGGGCGAGCGTTGGTGCTGGGACCGCGTTTCGCGCCCGTACGCCGGCCGCGACTTCGCCACGCCCGGCGCCTGGCGCTCCTGGCTGCTGGCGCATCTGCGCGAGGACGCCGAGCAGGCCGCGCTCGGGAACGTCGACGGCCCCCTGAAGGCCGCCCTGGACGTCCTGCGCGACCTGCGCAACGAGGTGCGGCGGATCGTGGACCACGGGGGCCTGCCGGGCGGCTCCCGGCGTGACCACCTGGACCGCTGGTACACACCGCTCAACGCCTTCCTCTCCATCGGGCCGCCCCGCCGCCGCGTCGAGGAGATGGCCGCGCTGATCGAGGCGGGTGTCCTGGACGTGCTGGGCCCCCGGCTGGAGGTGCGGGCCGAGGACGGGGCGTGGGTCGCGCACTCCCCCGACGTGCCGGGTTCGACCGTGCGCGCGACGACGCTGATAGAGGCGCGACTGCCGGAACCGGACCTCCGGCGGACGGGCGACGAGCTGCTCACCCGGCTGCTCAGGACGGGCGCGTGCCGCCCGCACACGAGCGACGGTTACGAAACCGGAGGGCTGGACGTATCACCGCGCCCCTACCGTCTGATTGACCGTCAAGGTCGCACGCACGCAAAGCGGTTCGCCTTCGGAGTGCCCACGGAGGGCGTGCACTGGGTGACCGCGGCCGGGGCCCGGCCGGGTGTGGATTCGGTCACGCTTTCGGACGCCGACGCGGTGGCGCGAGCCGCGCTACGTGCGGCGACAGCGGAAACGGAAGCCCAAGCGGAACCCGGAGCATGGCTAAATGTTGAACTTGCAAGCATTGATTAG
- a CDS encoding DoxX family protein, producing MTDRLNSAQPYAIGLFRIVMGLLFAVHGAASLFGVLGGAAGTDGGSIPSGTWPGWYAAVIQLVGGALVLLGLGTRGAAFIASGSMAYAYFDVHQSMALWPIQNGGELSVLFCWTMLLLVFTGSGALGLDRLFAGRTAASRADERASEPVAA from the coding sequence ATGACCGACCGCCTCAACAGCGCTCAGCCGTACGCCATCGGCCTGTTCCGCATCGTCATGGGCCTGCTCTTCGCCGTGCACGGCGCCGCCTCACTCTTCGGTGTGCTCGGCGGCGCGGCCGGCACCGACGGCGGCTCCATCCCGTCCGGCACCTGGCCGGGCTGGTACGCGGCCGTGATCCAGCTCGTCGGCGGCGCCCTGGTGCTGCTGGGCCTCGGCACCCGCGGCGCGGCGTTCATCGCGTCGGGCTCGATGGCGTACGCGTACTTCGACGTGCACCAGTCGATGGCCCTGTGGCCGATCCAGAACGGCGGCGAGCTCTCCGTGCTGTTCTGCTGGACCATGCTGCTGCTGGTCTTCACCGGCTCCGGCGCGCTCGGCCTCGACCGTCTCTTCGCCGGGCGCACCGCCGCGTCCCGTGCGGACGAGCGTGCCTCGGAGCCCGTCGCGGCCTGA
- a CDS encoding DedA family protein — protein sequence MLESVGPLTGSPWIYAAVAVSVLLDVFLPVLPSGVLVITAATAAAAGSSAGAAVGQAVPNILALTLSAATASVLGDLVAYRLAWRGGERLDRAIARSRRLSSAQERLGAVLARGGGARGALVVLARFAPAGRSVVSLGAGAAHRRVREFLPWSIVAGLAWAAYSVALGYFGGQWLGASWFATGVSFLALFGAGAGAAYLMRRPEPQESATGA from the coding sequence GTGTTGGAGAGTGTGGGGCCGCTGACGGGCAGCCCATGGATCTACGCGGCGGTGGCCGTCTCGGTCCTGCTGGACGTCTTCCTGCCGGTCCTGCCGAGCGGCGTCCTCGTCATCACGGCGGCCACGGCAGCGGCGGCGGGCTCCTCCGCGGGGGCCGCCGTCGGGCAGGCGGTCCCCAACATCCTGGCGCTCACCCTCTCCGCGGCCACCGCCTCGGTCCTCGGCGACCTGGTGGCCTACCGGCTGGCCTGGCGCGGCGGCGAACGCCTGGACCGGGCCATAGCCCGCTCGCGCCGGCTGTCCAGCGCGCAGGAACGCCTCGGCGCGGTCCTCGCGCGCGGCGGCGGCGCCCGGGGCGCGCTGGTCGTCCTCGCCCGCTTCGCGCCCGCCGGACGCTCCGTCGTCTCACTCGGCGCGGGCGCGGCCCACCGCCGGGTCCGCGAGTTCCTGCCGTGGTCGATCGTGGCGGGCCTGGCCTGGGCCGCCTACAGCGTCGCCCTCGGCTACTTCGGCGGCCAGTGGCTGGGCGCGAGCTGGTTCGCGACCGGGGTGTCGTTCCTGGCGCTGTTCGGCGCGGGGGCGGGCGCGGCGTACCTGATGCGCCGTCCCGAACCCCAGGAGTCGGCCACCGGCGCCTGA
- a CDS encoding DUF2277 domain-containing protein, with the protein MCRSIKTLRPPVLPEEATEEEIRAAALQYVRKVSGFRAPAAHNREVFDRAVEAIAAATAELLDGLEVRGAAQPQRAG; encoded by the coding sequence ATGTGCCGCAGCATCAAGACACTCCGCCCGCCCGTGCTCCCCGAAGAGGCCACCGAGGAGGAGATCCGGGCCGCCGCCCTCCAGTACGTCCGCAAGGTGTCCGGATTCCGCGCCCCGGCCGCCCACAACCGTGAGGTGTTCGACCGAGCGGTCGAGGCGATCGCCGCCGCCACGGCCGAACTGCTGGACGGCCTGGAGGTAAGGGGAGCCGCTCAGCCGCAGCGCGCCGGATAG
- a CDS encoding 2-dehydropantoate 2-reductase, translated as MTKDQSKEQADERTEERSTVAVLGPGGVGGLLAALVARAGHRVICLAGDETARALRTDGIRVRSGRFGDFTAAVEADTELREPVDACLITVKHTALDAALERVRPEVLGDGLLVPFLNGVEHPATLRARYGAARVAPAVIRVESTRTAPGVIEHGSPFAEIDLTGESVPRGRLEALAGVLGSAGPAVRVLDDEAATLWAKMSFLAPFALLTTRYGVPLGEVRTRHREELTALVAETAAVSRACGAPADPAVALARYDAFPPDTKSSMQRDAEAGRPLELDAIGGALLRAADRHGVAVPVARGLVRELEEPEGNRRH; from the coding sequence ATGACGAAGGACCAGTCGAAGGAACAGGCGGACGAACGGACCGAGGAACGGTCGACCGTGGCCGTACTGGGCCCGGGCGGCGTCGGCGGGCTGCTGGCGGCGCTGGTGGCCCGGGCCGGACACCGGGTGATCTGTCTGGCCGGGGACGAAACGGCGCGGGCGCTGCGCACGGACGGCATCCGCGTCCGCAGCGGCCGGTTCGGGGACTTCACGGCGGCGGTGGAGGCCGACACCGAACTGCGCGAACCGGTCGACGCCTGCCTGATCACCGTCAAGCACACGGCGCTGGACGCGGCCCTGGAGCGGGTACGGCCGGAAGTGCTCGGCGACGGCCTGCTGGTCCCGTTCCTGAACGGTGTCGAACACCCCGCGACGCTGCGCGCCCGCTACGGCGCCGCCCGTGTCGCCCCCGCCGTCATCCGCGTCGAGTCGACCCGGACCGCACCCGGGGTCATCGAACACGGCAGCCCCTTCGCCGAGATCGACCTGACCGGGGAGAGCGTGCCGCGCGGCCGACTTGAGGCGCTGGCCGGGGTGTTGGGGTCGGCCGGCCCCGCCGTCCGCGTGCTGGACGACGAGGCGGCGACGCTGTGGGCGAAGATGTCGTTCCTCGCGCCGTTCGCGCTGCTGACGACCCGTTACGGGGTACCGCTGGGCGAGGTCCGTACGCGCCACCGCGAGGAGTTGACGGCCCTGGTGGCGGAGACGGCCGCCGTCAGCCGGGCGTGCGGCGCCCCGGCGGACCCGGCCGTGGCCCTCGCCCGCTACGACGCCTTCCCGCCGGACACCAAGTCCTCCATGCAGCGCGACGCCGAGGCGGGCCGTCCGCTCGAACTGGACGCGATCGGCGGCGCGTTGCTGCGGGCCGCGGACCGGCACGGGGTGGCCGTGCCGGTGGCGCGGGGGCTGGTGCGGGAGTTGGAGGAGCCGGAGGGCAACCGCCGCCACTGA
- a CDS encoding hydrolase, whose translation MAVTTLDPKTALVVIDLQNGIAGNPGLAPHPAAEVVERAARLADAFREQSLPVVLVRVTAAAHGADGVPGRIDGPARAPRVWPEGWDVLVDELAGHPEDIVVTKRNWGAFYGTDLDLQLRRRGITQIVLVGIATSIGVESSARAAHEHGYHVTLATDAMSDIDADTHRNSVERIFPRLGETGTTDEILEVLAKTHA comes from the coding sequence ATGGCTGTCACCACGCTCGACCCGAAGACCGCGCTCGTCGTCATCGACCTGCAGAACGGCATCGCCGGAAACCCCGGCCTCGCCCCGCACCCGGCCGCCGAGGTCGTGGAGCGGGCGGCCCGGCTCGCGGACGCGTTCCGTGAGCAGAGCCTCCCCGTCGTCCTCGTCCGGGTCACCGCCGCCGCCCACGGCGCGGACGGCGTCCCCGGGCGCATCGACGGCCCCGCCCGCGCCCCCCGTGTCTGGCCGGAGGGCTGGGACGTCCTCGTCGACGAGCTCGCCGGTCACCCGGAGGACATCGTCGTCACCAAGCGGAACTGGGGCGCGTTCTACGGCACCGACCTCGACCTGCAGCTGCGTCGCCGCGGGATCACCCAGATCGTGCTGGTCGGCATCGCCACCAGCATCGGCGTCGAGTCCAGTGCCCGCGCCGCCCACGAGCACGGATACCACGTCACCCTGGCGACCGACGCGATGTCCGACATCGACGCCGACACCCACCGCAACAGCGTCGAGCGGATCTTCCCCCGTCTCGGTGAGACGGGTACGACGGACGAGATCCTGGAAGTGCTGGCCAAGACCCACGCCTGA